Proteins found in one Halobaculum sp. MBLA0147 genomic segment:
- a CDS encoding PAS domain-containing protein, with amino-acid sequence MSDTGDDDHGTAEASRDATGDAVPERDGGDESSEFPRSDRSDATVDDPSADRGVDDPSADRGVDDPPGENLSHERAREAVYDALAADDLSFAATRARVLDVGRRLLGVENGHVERVDGETHEIVASVGGPPELLPEGERLPAGKTYCRRTLARDDPLAVSEASAEGWLDDPAYRHHEFECYLGATITVDGEQYGTVCFLSRSARETAFSTADESFVELVATCLGRALETERHEAVVDDEVATRERAQRLRDGLFEAAPEAILVVDDTDTVVEANAAATELTGYDEATLVGQNVIDLCPAAPADHRTALDAALDADGQRTSVGDTRLHVVRADGSEVPVAVSASAVTVEGTRYRQFYLHDVSDRLERREELALKDQVFDEVDVGVTVADAEHEDAPLEYVNDAFEEITGYDADDAVGLNCRFLQGEETDEDAVAAIRAALADDEPIRTELRNYRRDGTPFWNDLSITPITDDDGTVTHYAGIQRDVTRRVRRERLFRVLNRVLRHNLRNDLNVIRGYAETIRADVDDPLEPAVDRVVETATALIELGETARRLESLAGDRTEPRPVAVVDVVDAVAERLDAAHPDATVETRTRVDADAEVLATDRLADVIAELGENAITHTAAAPVAFEVVPSEDEAGVTVRVHDEGDGIPAQDRRVLTGRRETKLDHASSLGVWLVSWLVEEFGGEVTVTESADGTTVAVHLRGPTERDSPPDRHRDIDHLAVDDE; translated from the coding sequence ATGTCCGACACTGGTGACGACGATCACGGGACGGCCGAGGCGAGCCGTGACGCGACAGGTGACGCGGTCCCCGAACGAGACGGGGGTGACGAGTCGAGCGAGTTCCCCCGGAGTGACCGGTCCGACGCCACAGTCGACGACCCGTCGGCCGACCGCGGCGTCGACGACCCGTCGGCCGACCGCGGCGTCGACGACCCGCCGGGCGAGAATCTCTCTCACGAACGGGCCCGCGAGGCAGTGTACGACGCACTCGCCGCCGACGACCTGTCGTTCGCGGCCACTCGCGCCCGAGTGCTCGACGTGGGTCGGCGACTACTGGGTGTCGAGAACGGCCACGTCGAACGCGTCGACGGGGAGACCCACGAGATCGTCGCCAGCGTCGGCGGGCCGCCCGAACTACTGCCCGAGGGGGAACGACTCCCCGCCGGGAAGACGTACTGCCGGCGAACGCTCGCCAGAGACGACCCGCTGGCGGTCTCGGAGGCCTCCGCGGAGGGGTGGCTCGACGACCCAGCGTACCGCCACCACGAGTTCGAGTGTTACCTCGGCGCGACGATCACGGTCGACGGCGAGCAGTACGGGACGGTGTGTTTCCTCTCGCGGTCGGCCCGCGAGACGGCGTTCTCGACCGCCGACGAGTCGTTCGTCGAACTCGTCGCGACCTGTCTCGGACGGGCACTGGAGACGGAACGACACGAGGCGGTCGTCGACGACGAGGTCGCGACCAGAGAGCGTGCCCAGCGGCTCCGTGACGGGCTGTTCGAGGCCGCGCCGGAGGCGATCCTCGTCGTCGACGACACGGACACCGTCGTGGAGGCGAACGCGGCGGCGACCGAGTTGACCGGCTACGACGAGGCGACACTCGTCGGGCAGAACGTGATCGACCTCTGTCCGGCGGCGCCGGCGGACCACCGGACGGCACTCGACGCCGCACTCGACGCCGACGGCCAACGCACCAGCGTCGGCGACACGCGCCTCCACGTGGTCCGCGCCGACGGGAGCGAGGTGCCCGTCGCCGTGAGTGCGAGTGCGGTCACGGTCGAGGGGACGCGGTACAGACAGTTCTACCTCCACGACGTGAGCGACCGGCTGGAGCGCCGCGAGGAACTCGCCCTGAAGGATCAGGTGTTCGACGAGGTCGACGTGGGTGTCACCGTCGCGGACGCCGAACACGAGGACGCCCCGCTGGAGTACGTCAACGACGCCTTCGAGGAGATCACCGGCTACGACGCCGACGACGCCGTCGGGCTGAACTGTCGGTTCCTCCAAGGGGAGGAGACGGACGAGGACGCCGTCGCGGCGATCCGGGCGGCGCTGGCCGACGACGAGCCGATCCGGACGGAACTGCGCAACTACCGTCGCGACGGGACACCGTTCTGGAACGACCTGTCGATCACACCGATCACGGACGACGACGGGACGGTGACACACTACGCCGGGATCCAACGAGACGTGACCCGCCGCGTCCGGCGCGAGCGACTGTTCCGCGTGTTGAACCGCGTGTTGCGTCACAACCTCCGCAACGACCTGAACGTGATCCGTGGGTACGCCGAGACGATCCGAGCGGACGTGGACGACCCGCTGGAGCCGGCCGTCGACAGGGTCGTCGAGACGGCGACGGCGTTGATCGAACTCGGGGAGACCGCGCGCCGACTGGAGTCACTGGCGGGCGATCGAACGGAGCCGCGACCGGTGGCGGTCGTCGACGTGGTCGACGCGGTCGCCGAGCGACTCGACGCCGCTCACCCGGACGCGACGGTCGAGACGAGGACACGAGTCGACGCGGACGCGGAGGTGCTCGCGACCGACCGCCTCGCGGACGTGATCGCGGAGTTGGGCGAGAACGCGATCACTCACACGGCGGCCGCACCGGTCGCGTTCGAAGTCGTACCGAGCGAGGACGAGGCCGGCGTCACCGTCCGCGTCCACGACGAGGGCGACGGCATCCCCGCACAGGACCGGCGGGTGTTGACCGGTCGCCGCGAGACGAAGCTGGACCACGCGAGCAGTCTCGGCGTCTGGCTCGTGTCGTGGCTCGTCGAGGAGTTCGGCGGCGAGGTGACCGTCACCGAGTCCGCGGACGGGACGACGGTCGCCGTCCACCTCCGCGGCCCGACGGAGCGAGACTCGCCCCCCGACCGACACCGTGACATCGACCACCTCGCGGTCGACGACGAGTGA
- a CDS encoding DNA ligase, with the protein MEFAAFAERVDEIAAEPSDLGTVALVAELLADADEALPTVARFVQGRVFPAHDGRTLSVGSALLHETLARAAAGDVTAADVEARLAEVGEIGAVAADYEFGAQTGLAAFGGGGGTDPLTVAEVATAFETVAEAEGDGSADTRRDTLFGLFNRASPAEAKYLARLVMGEMRVGVGEGTVRDAVAEAFLGVDVSGGVDGNGGDGDGGSGDGGESSADATAADAGDTDSGEPGVASLDAFADDPESGGSSDDAPGAASDDDPGAASDDDPGAASDDPAEPLDRAAALELVADALQVTNDCGHVARVAREEGPAGLSELGLVVGRPVQSMLAQSGTVTGAVDDWERVTVETKFDGARVQIHATGGVDGEGVEEVTVYSRNTEDVTAALPEVVDHVREHLRAPAILDGEVVAVDDDGDPLPFQQVLRRFRRKHDVDRVREEVAVELRVFDCLHVGDPFADATLALDEGDGTTADEETDVTADEEPGVTADEAPPWTRRDPPVDLLDAPLVERHRWARGVLPHGVADLVVTDDPTAIEAIEADALAAGHEGVMLKRPDSTYDAGSRGQAWRKRKPDVETLDLVVTGAEWGEGRRAEQFGTFEVAVRVGDAPAEDDDDADPSARPGDGGAPAPPGDEDTPNPPGDENAPAPPDGEYAPVGKVATGITDERLAALTDRLRDHVVREDGVDVTVEPRVVFEVGYEEIQISPAYDAGYALRFPRFLGVREDLDPSGADTWTRLDRLARRQ; encoded by the coding sequence ATGGAGTTCGCGGCGTTCGCGGAACGGGTCGACGAGATCGCGGCCGAGCCGTCGGATCTGGGGACCGTGGCACTGGTCGCCGAGCTGTTGGCCGACGCCGACGAGGCGCTCCCGACGGTGGCCCGGTTCGTCCAAGGGCGCGTCTTCCCCGCCCACGACGGCCGGACACTCTCGGTCGGCTCGGCGCTGTTACACGAGACGCTGGCCCGTGCGGCCGCAGGCGACGTGACTGCCGCCGACGTGGAGGCGCGTCTCGCCGAGGTGGGCGAGATCGGCGCGGTCGCGGCCGACTACGAGTTCGGTGCACAGACCGGACTGGCGGCGTTCGGCGGCGGTGGCGGCACGGACCCGCTGACGGTCGCCGAGGTGGCGACGGCGTTCGAGACGGTCGCCGAAGCCGAGGGTGACGGCAGCGCCGACACGCGCCGCGACACGCTGTTCGGGCTGTTCAACCGCGCCTCGCCGGCCGAGGCGAAGTACCTCGCCCGACTGGTGATGGGTGAGATGCGCGTCGGCGTCGGCGAGGGGACCGTCCGTGACGCCGTCGCCGAGGCCTTCCTGGGTGTGGACGTGTCCGGTGGGGTCGACGGAAACGGTGGTGACGGTGATGGTGGTAGTGGCGATGGTGGCGAGAGTAGCGCGGACGCGACGGCAGCCGACGCGGGCGACACGGACTCCGGGGAGCCGGGCGTCGCGTCGCTCGACGCCTTCGCCGACGATCCGGAGTCGGGTGGATCGAGCGACGACGCTCCAGGAGCCGCGAGCGACGACGATCCGGGAGCCGCGAGCGACGACGATCCGGGAGCCGCGAGCGACGACCCGGCGGAGCCACTCGACAGAGCGGCGGCGCTGGAACTCGTCGCGGACGCCCTACAGGTGACGAACGACTGCGGGCACGTCGCGCGGGTGGCCCGCGAGGAGGGGCCTGCGGGACTCTCGGAGTTGGGACTCGTCGTCGGCCGGCCGGTGCAGTCGATGTTGGCACAGTCGGGGACCGTAACGGGCGCCGTCGACGACTGGGAGCGCGTCACGGTGGAGACGAAGTTCGACGGTGCACGCGTCCAGATCCACGCGACGGGTGGTGTGGACGGCGAGGGGGTCGAGGAGGTGACCGTCTACTCGCGTAACACGGAGGACGTGACGGCGGCGCTGCCGGAGGTGGTCGACCACGTCCGCGAGCACCTCCGTGCGCCCGCGATCCTCGACGGCGAGGTGGTCGCGGTCGACGACGACGGCGATCCGCTCCCGTTCCAGCAGGTGTTGCGTCGCTTCCGCCGGAAACACGACGTGGACAGAGTCCGGGAAGAGGTCGCGGTGGAACTGCGTGTCTTCGACTGTCTCCACGTCGGCGACCCGTTCGCCGACGCGACGCTGGCACTCGACGAGGGTGACGGTACGACCGCAGACGAGGAGACCGACGTGACCGCAGACGAGGAGCCCGGCGTGACCGCAGACGAGGCGCCGCCCTGGACGCGACGCGACCCGCCCGTCGACCTCCTCGACGCCCCGCTCGTCGAGCGTCACCGGTGGGCGCGGGGTGTCCTCCCGCACGGCGTCGCGGACCTCGTCGTGACCGACGACCCCACGGCGATCGAGGCGATCGAGGCGGACGCGCTCGCCGCCGGGCACGAGGGCGTGATGTTGAAACGGCCCGACTCGACGTACGACGCCGGATCGCGCGGGCAGGCGTGGCGCAAACGGAAACCCGACGTGGAGACGCTCGACCTGGTGGTCACCGGCGCCGAGTGGGGCGAGGGGCGACGCGCGGAACAGTTCGGCACCTTCGAGGTCGCCGTTCGGGTGGGCGACGCGCCTGCCGAGGACGACGACGACGCGGACCCCTCCGCCCGGCCGGGCGACGGGGGCGCTCCCGCTCCGCCGGGCGACGAGGACACCCCCAATCCGCCGGGCGACGAGAACGCCCCCGCTCCGCCGGACGGCGAGTACGCACCCGTCGGGAAGGTGGCGACGGGGATCACCGACGAGCGACTGGCGGCGCTGACGGACCGACTCCGGGACCACGTCGTCCGCGAGGACGGCGTCGACGTGACGGTCGAGCCGCGGGTCGTCTTCGAGGTGGGCTACGAGGAGATCCAGATCTCGCCGGCCTACGACGCCGGCTACGCGTTGCGGTTCCCGCGGTTTCTCGGCGTCAGAGAGGACCTCGACCCGTCCGGTGCCGACACGTGGACTCGACTCGACCGGCTCGCACGCCGGCAGTGA
- a CDS encoding DUF6884 domain-containing protein produces the protein MGRLAVVQAEALAATGGEKPVEEQYQSDYFEMKLRLARHDNDVVYVVTPRHGLVEPDDVVPPDTSTFSDWEPGEQARWAMDVVEAVVGITRRNDHDPVVVYADVEMRGVMKRRANMESRLAAAGAKLLEPLAGLGDRERQSKWLSEQLHIRETANADGQAQLTYRG, from the coding sequence ATGGGGAGACTGGCGGTCGTCCAGGCGGAGGCGCTGGCGGCCACCGGGGGTGAGAAGCCGGTCGAGGAGCAGTACCAGAGCGACTACTTCGAGATGAAACTCCGGCTGGCGCGCCACGACAACGACGTGGTGTACGTCGTCACGCCGCGCCACGGGTTGGTCGAGCCCGACGACGTGGTGCCGCCGGATACGTCGACGTTCTCGGACTGGGAGCCGGGGGAACAGGCGCGGTGGGCGATGGACGTGGTCGAGGCGGTCGTCGGGATCACGCGTCGAAACGACCACGATCCGGTGGTCGTGTACGCCGACGTGGAGATGCGCGGTGTGATGAAGCGCCGCGCGAACATGGAGAGTCGCCTCGCCGCCGCGGGAGCCAAACTGCTGGAGCCGCTCGCGGGGTTGGGTGACCGCGAGCGTCAGTCCAAGTGGCTCTCCGAGCAACTGCACATTCGCGAGACCGCGAACGCAGACGGCCAGGCGCAGTTGACCTACCGCGGGTAG
- the gfcR gene encoding transcriptional regulator GfcR, with protein sequence MKNVDDLIGEAETLADRGLSKGEIADELNVSRDTASWLVERSNAAPGDAAETDTTAAEGPQDIHVDWSAIGRDSDRLTQVGRAMADLLAKQGEAVDLTVGIEKAGTPLATTIARDLQTDMAAYAPAKHQWDEGDIDERGGGFSRNFATIRGRDCYVVDDTITSGTTVEETIEAIREAGGNPVACVVIVDKQGLDEVDGVPVYSLVTVLGVGRE encoded by the coding sequence ATGAAGAACGTCGACGACCTGATCGGCGAGGCGGAGACGCTCGCCGACCGCGGGCTCTCGAAGGGCGAGATCGCCGACGAGTTGAACGTCTCCCGCGACACGGCCTCCTGGCTGGTCGAGCGGTCGAACGCTGCCCCCGGAGACGCCGCCGAGACCGACACCACAGCCGCCGAGGGCCCGCAGGACATCCACGTCGACTGGTCGGCCATCGGCCGCGACAGCGACCGGCTGACGCAGGTCGGTCGCGCGATGGCGGACCTCCTCGCGAAACAGGGTGAGGCGGTCGACCTCACCGTCGGTATCGAGAAGGCGGGGACGCCGCTGGCGACGACGATCGCCCGCGACCTCCAGACGGACATGGCCGCCTACGCCCCGGCGAAACACCAGTGGGACGAGGGTGACATCGACGAGCGCGGCGGGGGGTTCTCCCGTAACTTCGCGACGATCCGCGGCAGGGACTGTTACGTCGTCGACGACACGATCACCTCCGGCACCACCGTCGAGGAGACGATCGAGGCGATCCGCGAGGCCGGCGGCAACCCGGTCGCCTGCGTCGTCATCGTCGACAAACAGGGACTCGACGAGGTCGACGGTGTCCCCGTCTACTCGCTCGTCACCGTCCTCGGCGTCGGCCGCGAGTGA
- a CDS encoding glucose 1-dehydrogenase, whose product MQTLALRRGESRASIVEKPRPEPGPGEALVRTLRVGIDGTDREILAGEHGGFPDGEDHLVLGHEAVGVVEASNDPALELGTVVAPTVRRPPNGGNEYFERGEEDTAPPELYHERGIDGAHGFAAEYFTSPASFLVEVPRELAELGFLVEPLSVTEKALEIARTSRSSFDWTPESALVLGNGSLGLLTLAVLRDRLDRVYCLGRRDRPDPTIRLIEALDATYVDSRETSVSAVAETHEPVDLVYEATGYARHGIECVHALAHNGVAALLGVPRSWSFEVDGGAFHEQLVLGNRALVGSVNANAGHFRRAVDALASLPEWVLDDLVTGVYGLDDYERAFADDDSTIKTAVELSTV is encoded by the coding sequence ATGCAGACGCTCGCACTCCGGCGGGGGGAGAGCCGGGCCTCGATCGTGGAGAAGCCGCGGCCGGAGCCGGGGCCGGGCGAGGCGCTCGTCCGGACGCTCCGCGTCGGGATCGACGGGACGGACCGGGAGATCCTCGCGGGGGAACACGGCGGGTTCCCGGACGGCGAGGACCACCTCGTGCTCGGCCACGAGGCGGTCGGCGTCGTCGAGGCGTCGAACGATCCCGCCCTCGAGCTGGGGACCGTCGTCGCGCCGACGGTGCGGCGACCGCCGAACGGCGGCAACGAGTACTTCGAGCGCGGTGAGGAGGACACGGCACCACCGGAGCTGTACCACGAGCGCGGGATCGACGGCGCACACGGGTTCGCGGCAGAGTACTTCACCAGTCCGGCGTCGTTCCTTGTGGAGGTGCCACGCGAGTTGGCCGAACTGGGCTTCCTCGTCGAACCGCTCTCGGTGACGGAGAAGGCGCTGGAGATCGCCCGCACGTCCCGGTCGTCGTTCGACTGGACGCCGGAGTCGGCGCTCGTCCTCGGCAACGGGAGTCTCGGCCTCCTGACGCTGGCGGTGTTGCGCGACCGACTCGACCGCGTCTACTGTCTGGGTCGCCGGGACCGTCCGGACCCGACGATCCGACTGATCGAGGCACTGGACGCGACGTACGTCGACTCCCGCGAGACGTCGGTGTCGGCGGTGGCGGAGACGCACGAGCCGGTCGACCTAGTGTACGAGGCGACGGGGTACGCGCGCCACGGCATCGAGTGTGTCCACGCGCTGGCACACAACGGCGTCGCGGCGCTGCTGGGTGTCCCACGATCCTGGAGCTTCGAGGTGGACGGCGGCGCGTTCCACGAGCAGTTGGTGTTGGGCAACCGGGCGCTGGTGGGGTCCGTCAACGCCAACGCGGGCCACTTCCGACGCGCGGTGGACGCGCTGGCGTCGCTGCCGGAGTGGGTGCTCGACGATCTGGTCACGGGCGTGTACGGACTCGACGACTACGAGCGGGCGTTCGCGGACGACGACAGCACTATCAAGACGGCCGTCGAACTGTCGACCGTATGA
- the psmA gene encoding archaeal proteasome endopeptidase complex subunit alpha, which translates to MQGQQQQQAYDRGITIFSPDGRLYQVEYAREAVKRGTASVGVRTDEGVVLAADKRSRSELMEPSSVEKLHKADDHVGIASAGHVADARKLIDFARQQAQVERLRYGEPIGVETLTKRITDNIQQYTQVGGARPFGVALIVAGVEDGEPRLFETDPSGTPYEWKALSVGENRKDIREYLEEGFAEELTLEEGIELAFGALAETNGDEGLTPDGVGLATIPSEDPVYTTHDAETVGDYLEEFGYLAAETDEADADDESTE; encoded by the coding sequence ATGCAAGGTCAACAACAACAGCAGGCGTACGACCGCGGTATCACCATCTTCTCACCGGACGGCCGACTCTACCAGGTCGAGTACGCGCGCGAGGCGGTCAAGCGCGGCACGGCCAGCGTCGGCGTGCGGACGGACGAGGGGGTCGTCCTCGCGGCCGACAAGCGCTCGCGCTCCGAACTGATGGAGCCGTCGTCGGTGGAGAAGCTCCACAAGGCCGACGACCACGTCGGCATCGCGAGCGCCGGCCACGTTGCCGACGCGCGGAAACTGATCGACTTCGCGCGCCAGCAGGCGCAGGTCGAGCGGCTCCGCTACGGCGAGCCCATCGGCGTCGAGACGCTGACGAAGCGCATCACGGACAACATCCAACAGTACACGCAGGTCGGCGGCGCCCGCCCGTTCGGCGTCGCCCTGATCGTCGCGGGCGTCGAGGACGGCGAGCCGCGCCTGTTCGAGACGGACCCCTCCGGGACGCCCTACGAGTGGAAGGCGCTGTCCGTCGGCGAGAACCGGAAGGACATCCGCGAGTACCTCGAGGAGGGGTTCGCCGAGGAGTTGACGCTGGAGGAGGGGATCGAGTTGGCGTTCGGTGCGCTCGCGGAGACGAACGGCGACGAGGGGCTCACGCCCGACGGCGTCGGGCTGGCGACGATCCCGAGCGAGGACCCGGTGTACACCACCCACGACGCCGAGACCGTCGGCGACTACCTCGAGGAGTTCGGCTACCTCGCGGCGGAGACCGACGAGGCCGACGCCGACGACGAGTCGACCGAGTGA
- a CDS encoding Rpp14/Pop5 family protein produces MKHLPKHARPRWRYLAVGIETWPDARLDRESFQRALWYAAQNLLGDPGSADADCSLVRFRRVEGAAEAIVRVRRDEVETGRAALACVDAVDGDPVGVRVRGVSGTIRACEESYLHADGGVGDERDAVFRGDSVRVSDRGRTADVATATGFVGAAETDLSVERSESTDT; encoded by the coding sequence GTGAAACACCTCCCGAAACACGCCCGGCCCCGGTGGCGCTACCTCGCGGTGGGGATCGAGACGTGGCCGGACGCGAGGCTCGACAGAGAGTCGTTCCAGCGGGCGCTGTGGTACGCCGCCCAGAACCTGCTGGGCGACCCCGGGAGTGCGGACGCCGACTGCTCTCTAGTGCGGTTCCGACGGGTCGAGGGGGCCGCGGAGGCGATCGTCCGCGTCCGGCGCGACGAGGTCGAGACGGGTCGGGCGGCACTCGCGTGTGTCGACGCCGTCGACGGCGACCCGGTCGGCGTGCGTGTCCGGGGTGTCTCGGGGACGATCCGGGCCTGTGAGGAAAGCTATTTACACGCAGACGGCGGAGTGGGAGACGAACGAGACGCCGTCTTCCGTGGCGACTCCGTGCGAGTGTCCGACCGCGGGCGGACCGCGGACGTGGCGACCGCGACGGGGTTCGTCGGGGCGGCCGAGACGGACCTGTCTGTCGAACGCTCCGAGTCGACCGACACCTGA
- a CDS encoding class I SAM-dependent methyltransferase: MKKTIGEHADRFSEAAPEYDDSKSEEYEACASLVIDRAAPNHTDTVLDLGTGTGAIALALAEDADRVVGRDVSDGMLAEARRKADERGIENVTFDYGEFRAPEYDGPAQIVTTNFALHHLSDAEKREAIETFAALDGGGTPSRSDSVGPRRIVLGDVMFFDEPNPAEPFYDPEVDDPSTVGTLVDAFTDTGYAVTRVDRVHDQVGVITAERVVSGGRET, from the coding sequence ATGAAGAAGACGATCGGTGAACACGCGGACCGGTTCTCGGAGGCGGCCCCGGAGTACGACGACTCGAAGAGCGAGGAGTACGAGGCGTGTGCCAGTCTCGTGATCGACCGCGCCGCGCCGAACCACACGGACACCGTGTTGGACCTCGGGACCGGCACCGGTGCCATCGCGCTGGCGCTCGCCGAGGACGCCGACCGGGTGGTGGGACGCGACGTGAGCGACGGGATGCTCGCGGAGGCGCGCCGGAAGGCCGACGAGCGCGGGATCGAGAACGTGACGTTCGACTACGGAGAGTTTCGGGCGCCGGAGTACGACGGCCCCGCCCAGATCGTGACGACGAACTTCGCGCTCCACCACCTGAGCGACGCGGAGAAGCGGGAGGCCATCGAGACGTTCGCGGCGCTGGACGGCGGCGGGACACCCTCGCGGTCCGACTCCGTCGGGCCGCGCCGGATCGTGCTCGGCGACGTGATGTTCTTCGACGAGCCGAACCCCGCGGAGCCGTTCTACGACCCCGAAGTCGACGACCCGTCGACGGTCGGGACGCTCGTCGACGCGTTCACCGACACCGGTTACGCCGTGACACGGGTTGACCGCGTCCACGACCAGGTGGGTGTGATCACCGCCGAGCGCGTCGTCTCCGGCGGTCGGGAGACGTGA
- a CDS encoding RNase P subunit p30 family protein: MTAYPEGETTAARYVATAAEYGFDGVVVRTRAAASGAEDLRATAEIDVATGVEIDADDPASASGAVGNFRPDHDVVIVRGGTPELNRFAVEQDRVDVLATPMRGDGDFNHVLAKAARDNRTHVEVNLGPVLRRAGGDRVQHLQALRKLRELLTYYDAPFVVSARAESHLQLRAPRELVAVGQQVGFEPDAVRRGLAAWGAVVRESRRRRSESFITPGVTRGRYEEDDR; the protein is encoded by the coding sequence GTGACTGCCTATCCGGAGGGAGAGACGACGGCCGCGCGGTACGTCGCGACCGCCGCCGAGTACGGCTTCGACGGGGTGGTCGTCCGGACGCGCGCGGCGGCGAGCGGCGCCGAGGACCTGCGAGCGACCGCGGAGATCGACGTGGCGACGGGTGTCGAGATCGACGCGGACGACCCGGCGTCGGCCAGCGGGGCGGTGGGGAACTTCCGGCCGGATCACGACGTGGTGATCGTCCGCGGCGGGACACCGGAACTGAACCGGTTCGCCGTCGAACAGGACCGCGTCGACGTGTTGGCGACGCCGATGCGTGGTGACGGCGACTTCAACCACGTCCTCGCGAAGGCGGCCAGGGACAACCGTACGCACGTGGAAGTGAACCTCGGGCCGGTGCTCCGGCGTGCGGGCGGCGACCGCGTCCAGCACCTCCAGGCGTTGCGGAAACTCCGCGAGTTGCTGACGTACTACGACGCGCCGTTCGTCGTCTCGGCACGCGCAGAGAGCCACCTCCAACTACGCGCGCCCCGGGAGCTGGTCGCCGTCGGGCAGCAGGTCGGGTTCGAGCCGGACGCCGTCCGGCGGGGACTCGCGGCGTGGGGGGCGGTCGTCCGGGAGAGTCGGCGGCGTCGCTCCGAGTCGTTCATCACTCCGGGCGTCACACGTGGGAGGTATGAAGAAGACGATCGGTGA